A segment of the Ipomoea triloba cultivar NCNSP0323 chromosome 1, ASM357664v1 genome:
CATTCAAATTGAACACCGGAGACTTACGAAAGAGTACTTGAAATATAATCAAATGtagaccatactatcaaataatataccttcagtacacaaataatgtgtttttagtatattaaaaatgtatattatatttaagaaaagtgcattatttgattattgaaagtacattattttgtataacatacattcaatacacaaataatgtacttttagtatgtaaaaaatgtattttttgttatagccTACACAACACTTAATTTGCCCTTGAGGCTGTTTGGGCCAAGTAGATAAGAGGTATGTTCTTATTaagcaaaaaataataataatacccgAATTTAGCTTTAACAAAACACGTCTGACATTTGCCAAACACCTCTAGTATTGGTACGAGGCAGAGCTCTGTCAAATTAAATTCATCCAAAATGTAAAACTAGTGGAATAGCACAGTGAACTTCCCAGAACCATAAAATAACAGAAACAGCTCATATTGTTTTCTTTGACCATGTAGcaaaaagataaagaaaaaacaaatataacttAGTTCGAAGTTCACAGCAGCATTTTCATGCTTTTCAATATTTCGTCACATGAACTCTCCACATGCAATCAAGTTTCCGGTGACGACTGCATGAAATTGAACAAGATGTTTGATCAGGTTTCTTGAATATATGAAACCGTATCACAAGGCACACAGGCAGTTAAAAGAGGAAGCTTGACAATGGTGGAGAGGAGTGCTATTTGCGTGTGGTAGAAAGCATCAGTACCAGTAGACTCAATTCAGCTTGTTTTTTGAAGATCTCTGCAGCGGCTTTGCAATCGGTCTTGCTGGTGTACCTCGCATAACCCTCTTTACGTCATACTTCACAGACAGGAATGCACAGACCAAAGCTATCAACATCGTTGGATAGACAAACACCGCTCTTGTAGGATCAGGGTTAGCTTGTTTGTTAAGTATCCCTTCCTTGACAAGACCCCAAATAATTAGTAGTGTTCCAAACATGCTCATCCTCCCAGCTTTAATGAGGCCAATGAGAGCTCCAGCCACAGAGAAATAGCTCCCAGCAAGAACCTATTTGATAACAAGGCATCAGCTCGTGTACAAGCAGTCAAAAACATAATATAGAAATTCATATTAATCAATAATCATTCCACCTAGAAAATAGAACAAGCTGCATATGGAACAATTTAGTACCAAATGAATGCAACACAGTAAAATAAGACAGCAATTTACATTTGCATTGTTTGTGTATGAACAGAAGGTAAGAAGTTTGGGAagagaaaattagaaaaggagATAAGAAGTTTAGAGGAAAACCTCCAAGCGCTGTAGGTCAGTTGCTGCAGAAGCTTCCTTTATATTAGTTAGGTTGTAAATGTTTAGCAGATTTTCCCAGCTAGGAACAGTCATATTCTTGATTAAGCTATTTGTGGTTGCCCCGGGGTACAGGAGGGCCTTGACAACTGGAACAGGAAATATATCACTGGCAATCAACTGGGAAGATGTGACTTGCATTGGAGTCGTGCACATACCAGATCTACATGGAACCCTAAAGAAATAGAATGTCAAAAGGGATTagtgaaaaataaatagaaaaccCAATTGCTCCATCTTCTTTACTCCACACATTAGCACTATATCAGATGTGATAGTCATTAAAATAATATCAGAAGATTTACTAGCAAtcattcaataatattataacCATTGCATAAAAGACATTATGGATCAGCAGCTTCATCATTATAGTGAGAGAAACTCAAATTCAAAGTCAAAAAGTTACCAATAGCAAATGCATTAGAGATAATCCTTAAAACTTTAACTAATAGTTCCAAGATAAGTACAGCCTATAACTATGTATTTCCACATCTCAGGCTTATGCTGAAAAGGAAAGTTTCTTACTATTTACttagtattaaataaataaatggatatGAGATTATTAAAGCAAATACAAATAGAAGGAGCATATCAATAGCATAACTGAATGATTATTCAAATTTAGCTCACAGATATTTAATTGGTTACTATTATAGCCCATTCTCTTCGATAGACCACCGCCAAACTCATTCTATACAGTTGAAACCAAAATTGCCACACAATTCTCTTGATTATTGTCTGAAGACAAATTCAGCTCATGTAAGATTAAGCTAAGTGTATAACACACTGATATAAACATTATGATTAAATTCCAATGTATGAAAATTCCAACAAGCCCTTTTCATTAAATTTATGGCTGCTAATTGGGGAACAGGTGCTGCATTTATTTTCGACAGGAAGATTTTTACATGGAGGCCAAGGAAAAACTGTTTCAAAGCAGTTTTAGAGTCAATTattggttttctttttcttttcttttctcttttttaaatCTAGTGGATTTTATCAACACTTCCATAACTCAAATCAAGCTCCGAAGTGGCCAAGTAGACAAATCTGATCTATAATCATCCTTCTTAATTTCACTGGCAGTCTTATCTATATTATGTTCTTCAAATATGTAACTCTTTGGCACAATTTAATATACAAGACTGTAATAGAGTATGCCCGTTCAAATGCaatgttcttttcttttgtATGCTATCTCATGAATATCCTAGGACAAACTAAAATCTTAAACCATCCATTCATTTCCAAAACAACATAATCTACACAAGCTCTGTCCATAACCAGAAACTAATAAAGCTCCTTAGCATCAATACTACCAACCGAGATTTATTAGattttaaataaactaaaaagtcacttttaccaaaaaaaaaaaacaaaaaaaaaaaaacaaacaaaaaaaaaaacaagcacaaCAAATAGGAAATACTAATAGAAAGCTGGCAATTCACTCTAAATTTTTGGCACAGATCACAAAACTAACTCCTATAATACTAGAAAACAGCCTGTAAAACACTGCTAAAACGGTTCCTACTTAAATTCTGTGTGCAgtgcattttcattttctagtaaaCATTGAGGCAAAGTCAAAACAATACTGAATCACTTGTCCGATAGCGAAATCGAAGCATATATAGGTGCGCGCGCGTACCTGAAAAGAGGAATCTGAAAGATGATGAGGACGAAAAAGATGCGAGATGCGTAGACAGAGAGTTGGTTCCATCGGCTTTTTGATGAAGACGGTGGCGCGGTTGAGCTCACAGTCGCCATCGGGAATTGCAGCAGGGAACGTCGACGGTGAGAGAAAGTCGTGGAGTGGGCGGCAGGGTGCCGGAAGGGAGCTGGTTTTCGCTGTCCGTTGTCGTATACTCGTATAATCAATTGCTCAAATAGCTACAGTATCTCCGTCGTGACTTGTAACTATAAtaaatttctctctttctttattgaaaaaaaaaaaactattagtgaaacaataattaaaaacaagTTAATTCAAGCagtttgatttttaaaattagtccagaccttaatttggacaatttaagtctctttactttcaaattattttcattgctctttttgttaaattttagttaagttaaggtcaaatgaaggggtaaaattacACGTTCAcctatttagtgtattattattcGTAAATAAGACAAGATAAATACGAATAATAATACACTAATTAGGTGAACCagcaattttaccccttcatttgaccttaatttaatcaaaatttaacGAAAAGAccaacattaaaaataatttgaaagtcaaggacttaaattgtccaaattaaaaagtggaaagtaattttgaaaaatcaacacgGAAGAACATGGCTGGAATTAACCTATtatttcacccaaaaaaaaaaaaaaaaacacatgagAGTGAACACAATAATATCAGAAATTGCACAAATCCTCTTTAAAACCCCTTCAGCGATTTCTCTATCTGAAAGACAGTAGAAATAATGGCTATGGCAGCTTCAACATCTCTGCGCATTTCCATCACACTCCAGTGCACCCGTAATAACGCCTTCTTTGTGGACCGGCACTTTAGCCGAACCAACCTCCCTTTCACACGCAACCGTTCTTCTTCCTCCCTTCTCACCTTCGCTCGCCGGCGAAGCAAGCCCCACCGCCCTGCTACCACTTCCTccaacaaaaagaaacaaaaggtaTCGCCAAAAGAACTCTTCGAATGtctattttcttttgctttccATTTAATTGGATGAAAAAAGTTTAATCGTATGGATATCTAGAGAATGCATATTCTAATTCTTGAGTTCTCGTGagataaaatgccattttagtacCTGCTGTTTGATGCTTTATCTTTattgaataataaaatataaagtattatttaCTATGTAAAATTTAGGGATTGGGATAGTTTTCATAGCATGGCACTCCAGTTTATAAGCA
Coding sequences within it:
- the LOC116015307 gene encoding uncharacterized protein LOC116015307, whose translation is MATVSSTAPPSSSKSRWNQLSVYASRIFFVLIIFQIPLFRVPCRSGMCTTPMQVTSSQLIASDIFPVPVVKALLYPGATTNSLIKNMTVPSWENLLNIYNLTNIKEASAATDLQRLEVLAGSYFSVAGALIGLIKAGRMSMFGTLLIIWGLVKEGILNKQANPDPTRAVFVYPTMLIALVCAFLSVKYDVKRVMRGTPARPIAKPLQRSSKNKLN